CCCCAAACATTGGGGAATGGAGCCATTCAAACTATTGTTTGACAAGTCAATAATTTGGAGGGCCTTTAGCTTGCAAATTGAAGAAGGGACTTCTCCTATCAATTTGTTGGATGAAAAGAGAAGAGCCGTTAAGTTTACACTTTTGAAAATTGAATTTGGAATTGGTCCTTGAAACTTGTTATTTCTCAAATCAATGTAATTCAATTGATTATCTTCGAAAAATGAACTTGGAATCTGACCACTGAGATTGTTGTTTCCCATTCTCAAATAATAAAGTTGTGTAAGATTTTCAAGCGAGGAAGGAATCTGGCCATTGAGATTGTTGAAGGAGATGTCAAATAATGAGAGTTGCCATAAGCTTCCAAGTGATAATGGAATTTGACCAATGAAATTGTTATAATTGAGGTATAAGGCAGTGAGATTTGTAAGATTTCCAAGAAAAGATGGAATTTGACCAGTGAAATTGTTGTAAGAGAGATCCAACATATGGAGTTGTGTAAGGCTTCCAAGTGATGACGGAATTTGAccactaaaattattataactcAGGTACAATGAAGTGACTTTCTTAAGATTTTCAAAAGAAGATGGATTTAGAGCATTGAAATTATTATGAGAGAGATCTAATATGGAGAGTTCTGTAAGATTTTCAAGTGAAGATGAAATTTGACCACTGAAATTGTTAGTAGAAAGATATAATGAAGATAacctttgaagattttcgaatGAAGATGGAATTTGACCGTTGAAATTGTTACTAGAGAGGTCTAACACTGTGAGTTTATTAAGATTTCCAAGTAAAGATGGAACTTGACCACTGAAATTATTAGTAGAAAGATATAACGAAGATAGCTCTTGAAGATTTTCAAATGAAAATGGAATTTGACCGTTGAAATTGTTATGAGAGAGGTCTAACACTGTGAGTTTCTTAAGATTTCCAAGTAAAGATGGAACTTGGCCATTGAAATTATTGGTAGAAAGGTATAATGAAGAGAGCTCTTGAAGATTTTCAAATGAAGACGAAAGCTGGCCACTAAAATTGTTATGAGAGAGGTCTAACATAGTGAGTTTCTTAAGATTTCCAAGTAAAGATGGAACTTCaccattaaaattattattagagaGGTACAATGAAGAGAGTTCATGAAGATTTTCAATTGAAGATGAAGCTTGATCACTGAAATTATTGAAAGAGAGGTCCAACTGAGATGGAATTTGACTTTGAGAGTTGTTAAAATCATTGTAAGAAAGATCAAGGCCAATTACATTACCAGTTTTGTTATCACAAACGACACCATCCCATCTGCAGCAATCCGTGCCTTCTTTCCAGGAATCTGTCTTGGGATAAAGAGATATGCTGGTGGAGGATACAGTTATCATGGATAAGGATATCTTCAATTGAAGCAAAGCAAGACTCTGGTCATGCTGGCACAACATTGCTGCAGAAGAAGCTTGAAAATGAATGTGAAACAAAAGGAAGCATAGAAAGTGAGGAAGCCATGATAGACAGCCCATTCTGTTGAAGAAGAAATGGAATGCTAAATTGAGAGTTGGAGATATATGCAAGAGTGTTGCTATTTATAATCTGGTGAGTGAATTTGCAAGTTATGACTtgtttgtttcttatgaatttccacactttgttttcttttctaTATGTATGAgtggaaaattaaaacacatAAATTATTTAAGCAGTGTTAAAGACAAAATAATGAGTTGACTTGTCTTGTCTATATATTTCCAatacaaatataaaattaagcAATTCATTATCATGACATTTTGGcaatttacaaaaataataaaagtctTTTTCTTTGAATACACATaatgtttaatttattatttaaattaaatcatccACACAAGTTGATGAAGAATGAAGACAGATCTCAGGTGGAATGAATATCATATGTTACATGTCCCTTTAAATCATTTATGGTAAAAGTTTCCCATAGCAGCCATATATGTCTGAAATCTGGATGAGTCAATCtgcatttttttaaatactgttttagatttttaatgttatttgaATATGATAGAAAATCACAATATATtaagtaatatattttttaaataaaacagcCAATTAGTCTTATTTTGGGCAGGGGACGACCACTTCTTTCCCCTGCCCAGAGGTGGGTTTAATCCCTCCCTACCTCTGGCAGGGCTGTGATAAAtaaagggtttttttttttttttttctttatttcttcagATCTGAGCTTCAATGAGAATTTATGTCTATGAATTTAGTCTTTTTATCGTTAGTTTTGGTTTGTCTGTATTGGTTGGCGTGCATGTAAGGTATTCTTCATTGTTATGTTTTCTTTGGTCCTTGCATGTCTGAGGAGAAAGTCTTCCATTTGCGAGGAGATCTTGTCTCTGGAGCCTTCCATGGTGTTTCTCTTCGTTTGCGCGCTCCGATTAGTTCCAGAGGAAGTGTGTTATCTTTTTTCTCTAAGATCTCTTCAGCCTTTCCCTTAGTTGGGATGGTTGATCTCAAGGCTTTTAGATTGTCGGTGAGTTctaattaaacttttttattttaaaaaatatattaaaatatttataaaatattaaaaaaaaatcaatcatttattaattttaaatattaaatattttaataattaaattttataatatgaaaaaatttattaattaatgctataattttataaaatataaattaattagtcctTTCAATTAAAATCTTAGACTTTTTTCgtcatttaataataaaaattaattaataaaatttttaaaatattttattatattttttaaaaattaatgaagtaattaattaatagaatattttaaaattttaaaatattttaatatattttttaaaattaaaatattaactgataaatttttttaaattagaaaaattaaataataatttttttataaattagaaaaattaaataataatttttttaaaaaaatttgaatttattttatcaccatctattataaaataataataatagtaaaattttgggcctgcataataataataatttaagacaagacgattattattattattattattatgacaGTCTGGACTAAGGCAAGGATTTTATTGGCTTCCCAACTCAATTCCATTTTTCCTTGTCTAAATTCATTGACTTGACTTgtcttttaaaatcaatttaccTCCCTTCTTAACAATTGTGGCcgtaataatatttttctatcatttatgaattatattaaatattttatcgtTTAGaactatatttgaaaaaaaaaaaaattcagtgaAATATATATTGTCTATGACTTATTTTGTATAGAACATTTTTTTAACAAactaatttactttttatttttttattttaaaaaataaaatatattaacaaatttatataaagataataataaaatttttaaagtataaataatgacttaattttttttaaattaaaaatattttttattaactaatatttttaaaattttcaaatattaaaaaatataaaaaatatttttatgaaaaaaaaaatcaaaatattccACATAGTTGATTGAACGAGAGTGTTTATAAACTAAtgactaaaatatttttcaaacttCTCTTTGTTATTACTTTTTTCCATTTAGAATTATTTATGATTACACATTACTTGAGTGATATTGTATAATAATcgttcaaaataaattatatgctATAATCTTAAAATAGGGATCATGTGGCAAGGTCTGATAAGTCTCGTTCAAAATAAGTCATGTGCTGTCACTTTAAGATAGGGATCACGTGGCAAGGTCTGATAAATCGGTACGTGGTTCCACCTATAAAAATGAAGATCCGAACATTGTGACACCCAATTCTTTATCAAGACTCGGCCTCTCATAAATAGGTTGAgtctttatataaaattatctttAATCTAATAAACCCCtattacacctataatcacGGAATCTCCTAGCAATTAGCCGATACCAATTGGATTTTTaggaaatataataattaacctcatcttcttatagtataaaaactaatgatcacATACAACTACTGTTAAGTtcaaaacattacattacacatgcccttctttttcagtttattgacttgagGGTCGCAGTGGCTGCCGTAGGCGTcaaccacctcacgttctctttcttgcagattaACCAATCACAACATAGCTCTGTTTTagccacatcatttggttccattgctgGAAAATCCATTGAAATCTCTCTATTCATTTAGATTAAAACCGGTCTCTTatcccttttctcttaaaaaataaatctttcttttctctctctcgaAATGGCTGACTGTTCACGAGCTGCTCTAAGATTACTGCCATTGTGGACAAAACACATCCTCTATGGTCAACGAAACAAATCTCAACTATCAGAACAATGAGCAATTGCTCCAATACATCAAAAAGTTTCAAGTCACTCTCAAGCAATATAAAGCTTGGGGGGAGGCATCATTCATGACTCCCTTGGAGGGAGAGGAAGCCTCCGTAGATACCCCAAAGACTAAAAAAAAAGCGATCCAGACACGATCCAAAGAGAAATCCAAATTCGAGGAAGAAGAGTTATCAGACGATGTTTTAAAAGATGTGGATTGGAAGCTGGTACGGGATGTTCAAAGGTATTGGAAGGAGTAAGAGGAGGACTATGACTTGGATGATGCCTCACTCCTATCAAAAGAGATCTTAGGAAAAATGACAAGAAAGTCAGATGGCCTTTCAAACTCAATTCTGAGAAAGTTGAAAGGTGAGAGAGGACCAAGTACTGTCATTTTTACAAAAACCATGGACATACAATGGAGGAATGCTGACAGCTGAAAGACGAGATCGAGAGGTTACTAAGGGACGGCACACTTTGAAAGTTTGCtagaaaagataaaagaaaagagtttagaACATGAGATAGAAACACTAGTCAATCCTAATGAAAATAAACCCATAGGGGTTATTTACATGATTATAGGAGGACCGAGTGGCAATAAGGATCTATAGAAGTAGAATGTCACATATATTCTGTTCCGAAATCAAACCTCGAGTTTTGAAATTGGTCAAGTTAGATGACCGaatcttttaattattcttgAAAGTATACTTGAAATATTATCAATAAAACTATGATGTATTCTTCAGTCTTTTTTGATATATAAATCAAAAACATTGGATGGAAAAAAGCACAATGACAAGAACAATGTCATAAGGCGGGTATCCGCCAGGCAAGCCACAAGGGGAGAATCCACCAGGTACATGTCCAAGTCTTAGTCCCGATTaactaagacattttatgccaagCCATAAGATGGGTATCTGCCAGGCGAGCTAAAAGATGGGAATCCATTAAGGACATGTCTGGGTGTTAGTCTCGAttaactaaggcattttatgtcgACGCTACAAGGCGAAAATTCGCTAGGCATATATGCGGCATTTCATGCCAGCGCCACAAGGCGAATACCTACTAGGCATATATCCGGATGTTAGCCCTGATtaactaaggcatttcatgctggCACCATAAGGCGAGTATCCTTCAGATGAGTCACAAGACGAGTATCCACTAGGCCACACAATCGGGTATTagtcccatttcaaaaaaagtaAACAAGGCTTTTTATGCATAAGGTGGGTATCTGCCAGGCCACAATCTGAGTGTTAGTcctatttcataaaaatttctaaggcattcTATACGAACCCACAAGGTAAGTATCCGTCAGGCCACGCaattgggtgttagtcccattttacaaaaattttctaaggcattttatgctcaGACCACAAGGCGGATATTCGCTAGGCGGGTCTTTGGGTGCTAGTCCTAAAAGACAAAGGCAAATTTCTATTAAGAGATGCCACAAGGCGGGCAAGTCTTTGGGCGTTAATCCTAAAAGACATGCCAAAAAACACGACAAAGTGGGTATCCGCCAGGCACATGTCTGATATTTGTCCCGATtaactaaggcatttcatgccgaTGTTACAAGGCGGATATCCCCCAGGCAAGCCATAAGGTGAGAATCCGCCAGACACAtgtctgggtgttagtcccatttcacAAAAAAGTAGGTGGATATCCGTCAGGCCATAATTCAGGTGTCAGTCCTATTTCATAAAAacttctaaggcattttatgccaagccATAAGACGGGTGTCCGCCACGCCACGcaaccgagtgttagtcccattttataaaaagtttctaaggcattcatgtctaggccacaaggcggatatCCGCTAGACAAGTCTTCGGGTGCTAGTCCTAAAAGACAAAGACAAGTTTCTGCCAAGAGGCGCCACAAGGCGGACGAGTCTTCGGGTGTTAATCCCAAAAGACAAAAGCAAATTTCTGCTAAAAAATGCCACAAGATGGGTATCCGCTAGGCGAAAATCCGCCAGACACAtatccaggtgttagtcccatttcacaaaaactaaacaagacattttatgacaggccacaaggtgggtatctGCCAGGCCACAATTCGGGCGTTAGCaccatttcataaaaatttctaaggcattcTATGCCAAGCCACAAAGCTGGTGTCCGCCATGCCACGCaatcgagtgttagtcccatttcacaaaaaatttctaaggcattcATGCCCAGATCACAAGGCGGATATTTGCCAGGCGAGTCTTCGGGTGCTAGTCTTAAAAAACAAAGGCAAGTTTCTGCCAACAGACGCCATAAGGCGAAcgagtcttctggtgttaatcCCAAAAGACAAAAGCAAATTTTTGCTAAAAAacgccacaaggtgggtattcGCCAGGCGAGTCACAAAGTAGGTATCCGTCAAGCGAAAATCCGCCAGACACATGTCCGGATGTTAGTTCCAATTAACAAAGGCATTTTATATCGACAACACAAGGTGGGTATCCGCCAGGCAAGCTACAAGACGGGTATCCGCTAGGCCACacaaccgggtgttagtcccattttataaaaaaatttctaaggcattttatacgCAGGTCACAAAGTGGGTATCCGCTGCGCTAGTCTTTGGGTGCTAGTCCTAAAAGACAAAAGCACATTTCTGCCAAAGGACACCACAAGGCAGATGAGTTATCAGATGTTAATCCCAAAAAGACAAAAGTAAATTTCTGCCAAGAAACACTACAAGGCGGGTAGCCACCAGGCGAGTTTTCAGATATTAGTCCTAAAAGACAAAGTCAAGTTTCTGCCAAAAAGCACCACAAGGCAGATAATTGTCCGGCGAGTTTTTGGAtgttagtcccaaaagataaagatgaagatgaaggtatgcaattcttacacaactactgttAAGTTCAAAGCATTATATTATATAAGCATTTCTTTTCAGTTTACTAATTTAAGCGTCGAAATGACTGCCGTAGACGTTAATAATCTCACGTTCTTTTTTTCGCAGATTGATCAATTGTAGCACAACTCTATTTTAGCCACATCATTTAGTATATTAATTTAAGTGAGATAGATAAATTTATGTTTAATAtgtctatatatttttattaagattaTGTGAAAGATCATTGATAACCCTCActgtatatataaaatttaataaaaaaatatttctctcaATATGAACATGTCGCAAGTCTTTGAAGACCAAGTCCCTCAGTTTTTAAAAGTGTTATTATGAGAATGTTACTGTTCTTATATTTTTCCGTTGAAAAAATGTgataatctaattaaatctttaataattatattaaaattaaaaaataattaaaatagaataaaGGAATCAATAAAAActatagaaagaaaaaaaattaaataataaataaaggaTTGTAATTTTTGTTTAATAATTTCGCGTGTCTAGTATTCAAAGTGTTAATTGGACTTATATCTattatttgtgaaaaaaaaattacatttactATGACGATATACACATCCCAATTTATCCGaatttgaattaatatattatttttaatacttggattcattttaaatttaattaatatttactttgaatcgtttatttattatttaaatttaataattattatttaaaaatatctgaaactatctaattttttaaattaatattttcataaaatatttttcaataaaatttacatCTTAAAACTTTAACAGGtctagtaaaatatttaaattctatacATTTTAGAATACAAAgtacaaaatatataatagtatataaaaaatatatttttacattaattaattaattaaatttaaatattttagattagGTTCGTAGATTCCCTATTCTGGTTAGCACCATCTTTGAATCCTGATTCAATCCGGCCAGGGCTCCAATTCTGTTTATTTGGGTTAAGTTTCATCTGTGTTTGTTCTTCTAAATTGGGCCTTGTATTTTCTCTTGTATCAATGAATATCGGGCTTTTTTtcgttaaaaattataaattaacttATTATACTTTAAAAAATGGCATACGTTAAATATActgattataaataattttcaaaaaaaaattaaattacatgaTGATGTGTTTAACCTTTTAGGAATAATTGCAAACAACTATAACCtttactattataattttatccaaTTTTAACATATTCAATCTTtcttgtttttttaataaactcACTCTAACTGTGGTATTGGATTTGAAGAATTAGAGCGAAATTCTGAAATTAGAGAGAGAAGTGACTAAGAAGGTGGTAGTGTTATTGCTGTCAAATTTTCATGGCTGACGAAAAGTAGGCTTCGATCTCAATTCATCTTCGTCTGGTGGTGTATAGTTTTAGATGGTCCGTAGACGTTGGTTTTGTGCTCTGTTCTTGTGAAGACGTCTTTTGGATCTATGAGGTAAGGATTGTTGTCTCTGCAAGATGAGCGTTGTACTGCTGGCGTTTAGTCTGGCCATGGTCGATTGGCGCTAGAGTTTAGTTGAACAATTAATTGTaagtgatgatctgagatccagaaaatagagttttacaatGAATTCTGTAAAACTGAAAAAAGCTTATCCCTAAAGGagaatatttctccttttatatgttttcttttgtctgttAGTGATGTGTAACAGAATGCATGTTATTGGGTCACCTGTCACTGTTgcgttgatatggacgtacaaAAAAATCAGATCGCTGCCCTATgcataacggcccctgattctccccgggCGCGCATGCGGATAGTCCCACAAGGCGAATGGGCTGAATTCCTTCCTGATTCCGAGCTGGGCCGAAAGATAAGATTAAGACTAGATCCAGAGGGAATCTATTTATTGGGCCGAAAGGACTGGGCCGATCTGACTGAAGAAACTAACTGGAACCCGGTCTTTGAGCTGAGTGGGCTGAACCTGGTTCTTGGAGGAGGCTTAGAAGCCTTCAGATTATGGGCTGCCCTAATGGGTCTGGCTTTAAATCAGGACGAAAAAATTCAGCGGTCATCAGCAGGTATATTTAATTAGATTGCATGGTTAAGAGTATATTAGCTAAAAAAAAAGTgttgaataaaattattgaaagtgattttttttttctattatatctTATTATGAATCTTTAATTGCACAAATTTATGACTTTGTACGAAACTTATTATAAgtctttaatcaataaaaaaatagtggATAGAGCAGAACAAAATGGGTAAAGTAGGGACTTTAGCCCTTTTTGAAAATCctattaaaacttttatatataaatttattaataattttattttttaaattaaaattaaataattgaatataagttattttgttAGAAATGAAATGTCCAAAAATAAAAGTCGttagtaattattaaattagttgTAAGGTTGAATTATAAAGGCGGGATgcggaaaataaaataaagagaataaACTTTGGAAAAGGTAGAAATTGAAACCATACTCTATACATTTGGATGTAAAAAAGTCAATGCTCATTTTCTCAATTTCTCGCAAAGCCCAAACCTTTTGTTTCTTTTAAATCTTTGCTTCTTTAAAGATAGCCGTTGGTGGCTCACTTTTGcctttatcttttattattattattttatttatttat
This region of Manihot esculenta cultivar AM560-2 chromosome 10, M.esculenta_v8, whole genome shotgun sequence genomic DNA includes:
- the LOC110624959 gene encoding receptor-like protein 53, which encodes MGCLSWLPHFLCFLLFHIHFQASSAAMLCQHDQSLALLQLKISLSMITVSSTSISLYPKTDSWKEGTDCCRWDGVVCDNKTGNVIGLDLSYNDFNNSQSQIPSQLDLSFNNFSDQASSSIENLHELSSLYLSNNNFNGEVPSLLGNLKKLTMLDLSHNNFSGQLSSSFENLQELSSLYLSTNNFNGQVPSLLGNLKKLTVLDLSHNNFNGQIPFSFENLQELSSLYLSTNNFSGQVPSLLGNLNKLTVLDLSSNNFNGQIPSSFENLQRLSSLYLSTNNFSGQISSSLENLTELSILDLSHNNFNALNPSSFENLKKVTSLYLSYNNFSGQIPSSLGSLTQLHMLDLSYNNFTGQIPSFLGNLTNLTALYLNYNNFIGQIPLSLGSLWQLSLFDISFNNLNGQIPSSLENLTQLYYLRMGNNNLSGQIPSSFFEDNQLNYIDLRNNKFQGPIPNSIFKSVNLTALLFSSNKLIGEVPSSICKLKALQIIDLSNNSLNGSIPQCLGNFTTSLSVLHLGMNNFHGTIPEAFSVGSSLRYLNFNGNQLQGTIPSSICNCKGLQFLDLGNNVLNDTFPDFLGTLPGLQVLVLQSNKLHGLVNDSSANYSFSMLRIFDLSKNMFTGPLPSEYFNDFKAMMNFDVKMKYMGEPNNAYDYSVTLTLKGLVIELVKIQTLLTTIDLSSNKFSGMIPQSLGELKSLKLLNLSHNKLTGNIQTSLGELSNLESLDLSWNLLVGRIPMELADLTFLQVFRVSYNRLQGSIPGGKQFNTFDGSSYEGNLGLCGFPLENCDNGERQQPTASPQEDDSESMFGFGWKQVLIGYGCGVIFGIAMGYIVFKTRKPAWFVKMVEGYQKPRRFKK